Genomic segment of Rhodococcus rhodochrous:
CACGCGGCCCCGCTCCTTTCGAAGGAGCGGGGCCGCGCAGGGATCGATCTGCCGGAGCGGATCAGCCCTTGTGCTTCTTGACCTCTTCGGTCAGCTGCGGAGCGACGTTGAACAGGTCGCCGACGACGCCGTAGTCCGCGATCTCGAAGATCGGGGCCTCTTCGTCCTTGTTGACCGCGACGATGGTCTTCGACGTCTGCATGCCGGCGCGGTGCTGGATGGCGCCGGAGATACCGAGCGCGACGTACAGCTGCGGGGAGACCGTCTTACCGGTCTGACCGACCTGGAACTGGCCCGGGTAGTAGCCCGAGTCGACGGCGGCGCGGGAGGCACCGACGGCGGCACCGAGCGAGTCGGCGAGCTCCTCGACGACGGAGAACTTCTCGGCCGAACCGACACCGCGGCCACCGGAGACGACGATCGACGCCTCGGTGAGCTCCGGACGGTCGCCACCGACGATCGGATCGCGCGAGACGATCTTCACGGCGTTCTCTTCCTGGGCCGGAACCTCGACGGCCACGCGCTCTGCGGCGGCAGCCTCGGGCTTGGCCTCGATGGCGCCCGGGCGGACGGAGATCACGGGGACCTCACCGTTGGCCTTGGCGTCGACGGTGAACGCGCCACCGAAGATCGAGTGCACGGCGGAACCGTCGGCCTTGACGTCGACGACGTCGACGAGCAGGCCGGAACCGATGCGGGCAGCGAGGCGACCCGACACCTCCTTACCCTCCACGGACGCGGCGGTGATGACGGCGGCGGGGCTGGTGGACTCGACGAGCGACGCGAGGACGTCGACCTTCGGGGTCACCAGGTAGTTGTCGACGTCTTCCGACTCGGCGGCGTAGACCTTGACCGCACCGGCGGCGGCGAGGGCGTCCTGCAGCGCGTCGGCGGTGCCGGGGGCACCTGCGACGACGGCGGAGGGTTCACCCAGCACACGCGCGGCGGTGATGAGTTCGGTGCTGACCTTCTTGAGCGCGCCCTCGGCATGCTCGACGAGCACGAGTACTTCTGCCATTACTACTTCTCTCCTAGATATGTCAGATGTTGTCGCGGGGCGCGATCAGATGATCTTCTGGCCGACCAGGTACTGAGCGATCTTGGTGCCGCCGTCGCCCTCGTCGGTGACGCGCTCACCCGCGGTGCGCGGGGGCTTCGGGGTCACACCGGTGACGGTGGACGCAGCGTTCGCAACACCGAAGATCTCGGGATCGAGACCGATGTCGGCGAGGGTGAGGGTCTGAACTTCCTTCTTCTTGGCGGCCATGATGCCCTTGAAGGAGGGGAAGCGGGGCTCGTTGATCTTCTCGGTGACCGAGACGATGGCGGGGAGCGGAGCCTCGATACCGAAGACACCTTCGTCGGTCTCGCGCTCGCCGGTGGCCTTGCCGTCCGCGATGGTGAGCTTGCGCAGGTGCGTCAGGTGGGGCAGGCCCAGGTACTCGGCGATGATCGCGGGCACGGCGCCCACGCGACCGTCGGTGGCCTCGTTACCGGCGATGACCAGCTCGACACCCTCGATCTGGCCGAGTGCAGCGGCGATCGCGTACGCGGTCTGGATCGAGTCGGAGCCGTGCATGGCGGGATCGTTGAGGTGGATCGCCTTGTCGGCGCCCATGGACAGCGCCTTGCGGATGGCGTCGGTGGCGCGGTCCGGGCCGGCGGTCAGAACGGTGACCTCGCCGCCGTCGCGCTCCTTGATGAGCAGAGCTTCCTCGACGGCGCGCTCGTTGATCTCGTCGAGCACGGCGTCGGCGGCCTCACGGTCGAGCGTGTAGTCGCCGTCGCTGAGCTTGCGCTCGGACCACGTGTCGGGGACCTGCTTGATCAAAACGACGATGTTCGTCATGGGTCTGCGTCGACCTCCTGTGTGTAGCTGCCTTTGGTCGGCAAGGCGCTGCCTGAACCGAGCACTCGTGTCTTTCGCACGGCGTGTGCGATAGATTATCAGCCGCTAAGTTACCAGTCAGTAACTTGACGGGATTCCCGGTTCACCATAGCCGTACGGAAGGACGACGAAACCTGTGATCTGGAACACCGGAGACCACCCCTCCGGGGAGAGGTCTAATGTCGTGGCGGTGAGCGACACCCCCGCCCGCGCCGACGACGCGCACACCCTCCCCCTCACCGGCGAACGGACGGTCCCCGGCATCGCCGAGGAGAACTATTGGTTCCGACGTCACGAGGTCGTCTACCAGCACTTTCTCCCCCGCTGTGAGAATCGGACCGTCCTCGAGGCCGGCGCCGGCGAAGGCTACGGAGCCGACATGATCGCCGACGTCGCGACGCGCGTGATCGGCCTCGACTACGACGAGAGCGCCGTCGCGCACATCCGCGCGCGCTACCCCCGCGTGGACATGCGGCACGGCAATCTCGCCGAACTCCCCCTCGAGGACGAATCGGTCGATACGGTCGTGAACTTCCAGGTGATCGAGCATCTGTGGGATCAGACACAGTTCCTACGCGAATGTCACCGCGTTCTCACTCCCGGTGGCGAGTTGCTGATCAGCACCCCCAACCGCATCACCTTCTCCCCCGGCCGCGACACCCCGCTCAACCCCTTCCACACCCGCGAGCTGAACGCCGCCGAACTGACGGAACTGCTCGAGGACGCCGGCTTCCGCGTCGAACTCATGACCGGCGTGCACCACGGCCCCGCGCTGCGCGCACTCGACGCCAAACACGGCGGATCGTTCATCGACGCCCAGATCGAGCGCGCGCTCGCCGGTCGGCCGTGGCCGGACGATCTCGCCGCCGACGTCGCCATCGTCTCCACCGACGACTTCGCCATCGTCCCCGAGAACATCGACGCGAGCCTCGATCTCGTCGCGATCGCCGTGAAGGACCCCGCAGCGAAGGACACCGCTCCGTGAGTGCCGCATCGTCCCGCGAACCCGGCATGTTCGCGCTCGTCCTCCACTCCCACCTCCCCTGGCTCGCCCATCACGGCCGGTGGCCCGTCGGCGAGGAATGGCTCTACCAGTCGTGGGCAGCGACCTACCTGCCCGTCACCGATGTCCTGCGGCGACTCGCCGCCGAAGGCCGGACCCGGATGCTCACACTCGGCATCACTCCGGTACTCGCCGCGCAACTCGACGACCCGCACTGCCTCGCCGGGATGCACCACTGGCTCGGCAACTGGCGGCTCCGCGCGCACGAGGCCGCCGGCATGCGGGAGGAGTCCTACCGCGCGCTCGGCGCCCGCGAGCACCGCGCGGCCACCGCGGCACTGGAGGACTTCGAAACCCATTGGCGCCACGGCGGATCCCCCGTCGTGCGGCAGCTGATCGACGCCGAAGCGATCGAACTGCTCGGTGGGCCTCTCGCCCATCCGTTCCAGCCCCTCCTCGATCCGCGACTGCGCGCCTTCTCGCTGTCCGAGGGCCTCGACGACGCCCACGCCCGCTGGAACCATCGCCCGCGCGGCATCTGGGGCCCGGAGTGCGGTTACACACCGGGCATGGAGAACGGTTACGCCGCAGCGGGAGTCGAGCACTTCATGGTCGACGGCCCCGCGCTGCGCGGCGACACCTCGCTCGGCCGCACCGTCCGCGACTCGGACGTCGTGTGCTTCGGCCGCGACCTGCAGGTCTCGTACCGCGTGTGGTCGCCGAAGTCCGGCTACCCCGGCCACTCCGCCTACCGCGACTTCCACACCTACTGCCACGACACCGGACTCAAGCCGTCCCGCGTCACGGGCCGCACGGTGCCCTCGCACGAGAAGGCGCCCTACGACCCCGAACTCGCGTCGCAGGCCGTCGACCGGCACGTCGCCGACTTCGTCGAGACGATCCGGCAACGACTGCGCAGTGAGTCCGACCGCATCGGCCGGGACGCACTCGTCGTCGCGGCCTTCGACACGGAACTGTTCGGCCACTGGTGGTACGAGGGCCCGATCTTCCTCGAACGACTGCTCCGTGCTCTTCCCGAAGCCGGCATCGAGGTCGGAACACTCGCCGATGCCCGCGACCGCGGATATGTCGGAGCCTCGGTCGATCTGGAGAACTCGTCGTGGGGTTCGGGCAAGGACTGGCGGGTGTGGGCCGGCGACCAGGTCGCCGATCTCGTGCGCCTCGACGACGAAGTGGTGCGCACGACCCTCGACAGCATCGACAAGGCCCGCGAGCAGAGCACGTCGTCCGTCGCACTCCGCAACCGCGTGCACGACCAGATGTTGCGCGAAGCGCTGCTGACGGTGTCCAGCGACTGGGCGTTCATGGTCAGCAAGGACACTGCCGCCGCCTACGCGCGCGACCGCGCACACAAACACGCCCACGCCCTGCGGGAGATCGCCGAGGCGGTCGACTCCGGACGCACCGAGACGGCACAGCGTCTGGCCGACGGATGGAACCGCGCCGACAATCTCTTCCCAGGACTCGACGCCCGACGACTGCCCGGACGCCACGGAGGCCCGCGATGAAGATCCTGCTCGTCTCATGGGAATACCCACCCGTCGTCGTCGGCGGCCTGGGCAGACACGTCCACCACCTCGCCACCGAACTCGCCGCGGCGGGCAACGAGGTGGTGGTGCTGTCCCGTCGTCCTACCGGCACCGATGCGTCGACCCACCCCACGATCAGCCACATCGCCGACGGCGTGCTCGTGGTGGCGGTCGCGGAGGACGCCCCCCACTTCGACTTCGGCGAGGACATGATCGCCTGGACCCTGGCGATGGGCCACGCGATGGTCCGCGCCGGGATCGGATTGAGCCGCGGCGGCATCGGCGAAGGCTGGTATCCCGACGTCGTCCATGCCCACGACTGGCTCGTCGCCCACCCCGCGATCGCGCTGGCCGAGTACTTCGACGTGCCGCTCGTGTCGACCCTGCACGCAACCGAGGCCGGTCGCCACAGCGGCTGGCTGTCGGGCCGAATCAACCGGCAGGTGCATTCCGTCGAGTGGTGGCTCGCCAACGAATCCGACCGTCTCATCACGTGTTCGGCATCGATGCACGACGAGGTCACCGAGCTGTACGGCCCGGACCTCCCGGAGATCTCGGTGATCCGCAACGGCATCGACATCACCACCTGGTCGTACCGCGAGCGTGAGCCGCGTCCCGGGCCGGCACGACTGCTCTACGTCGGTCGCCTCGAATACGAGAAGGGTGTGCAGGACGCGATCGCCGCGCTCCCCCGCATCCGCCGCTCGCATCCCGGCACGACCCTCGTGGTCGCCGGTGAGGGCACCCAGTTCGAGTGGCTGCGCGAGCAGGCACGCGTGCACCGCGTCGCACGCTCGGTGAGCTTCCTCGGCAACCTCGACCACACCGAACTTCTCGGCTGGCTGCACGGCGCGGACGCGATCGTGCTGCCGAGCCGCTACGAGCCGTTCGGCATCATCGCCCTCGAGGCCGCAGCGGCGGGTACCCCGCTCATCACGTCCACCGCAGGTGGACTGGGCGAAGCCGTGGTCGACGGCGTGACCGGACTGTCGTTCCGGCCCGGCGACGTGGCCGGACTCGTCTCGGCGGTCCGGGAGACCCTCGACGATCCCGAGGCCGCACAGGTGCGCGCGCGGGCTGCTCGGGCACGACTGACCGACGACTTCGACTGGCGCCGCGTCGCCGAGGAGACCGCGCAGGTCTATTCGTCGGCGAAGCGGCGGGTGCGGCACCCGCTGGCCCGCCCGACGATCCCGCAACGACCACTCCCGGATCGCGGATGAACGAGCAGCACACCGTCGAGGTCGAGCGCCTCGCCCCGCACGAATCCGACGTCGCCGCCGTCACCGAACTGCTCAACGCGGTCTACGCGGTGGCCGAGGACGGCATGTGGGTGCCGGGCACCACACGGACCGACACGGACGAGATCACCCGGTACGCGCGGGAGGGCAGCATCCGCATCGCCCGCTCGCACGGCCGGGTGGTCGGCTGCATCCGCGTGACCCCGGTCGGCGCGACGACGGCCGAGTTCGGGATGCTCGCCTCCGACCCGAAGGTCCGCGGCACGGGCGTCGGCCGCCTGCTGATCGACACGGTCGAGACGGAGTTCGCCGAGCGCGGTTTCGAGACGATGCAGCTCGAGGTGATCCGTCCGCGCGACACCTCGCACGGGTCGAAGGTGTTCCTCGACCGGCTCTACACCCGGCTCGGCTACGTGCCGGAGGAACCCGCGCCGCTCGATACGCGCCATCCGGAACTTGTTCCGGCTCTTGCGGTCCCGTGCGAGACCGTCGTGTACCGGAAGCCTCTGGCTCGATCCTGAGCCGGACTTCGGCTCACGAAGCAGCGGACAACTCGGCCGGAGCGAGCGGCGGCTGCCGATCGAACCACGGCCGCGCCTGTTCGAGTTCGCCTGCGAGGGCGAGGAGCACGCCCTCCCCACCGAGCGGGCCGACGAACTGCACCCCGAGCGGCAGACCGGACGTCGTCCAGTGCAACGGCACCGAGATCGCCGGTCGTCCGGTGATGTTGGCGAGCTGCGTGTAGGGGGTACGGCCGAGATTGTCGTCCACCACCCGATCGATGAAACCGGCCCGGGTCGCGATCCATGCGGTGCGGGTCCGCAGGAGCGCCTCACCGGCACGCCGCATCCAGCGGGGTGTGTCGAGTTCGCCGATGCGTGACGGTGGGAAGGCGAGCGTCGGCGTGAGCAGCAGATCGTAGCGTTCGTGGAACTGCGCGAGACCGCTCGCGTACTCGGCCCAGCGGGCATGTGCCGCAATATAGTCCGACGCCGAGGTGGACCTGCCCACGGCGGCGATGATGCGGGTGTCGAACTCGAAGTCCTCCGGTCGTGCCCCGGTGAGGCGGCAGGCCTCGGCGACCTCCGCTGCGGCCGTGGCGAACCACATCGTGAGGAAGTCCTCGGCGAGACGCCGTTCGTCGATACCCGTCGAGGCAGGCTCGACGTGATGGCCGAGTTCCTCGAGCACCGCGACGGCGGCGTCCACCGCGGCCTCCGCCTCCGGGTCGACCGGCGTCCCGATCGGTGACACGGTCTCGTACCCGATCCGCAGCCGCTTCGGCGCCGAGCGCGCGACCTCCGCGTACGACTGCGCACGCTCGACGAGATACGGCCCGCCCGCGTACGGACCCGCCATGACGTCGAGGAAGGCAGCGGCGTCGCGCACCGTCCGGCAGATGACCCCGTTGGTGGCCGCCCCGTGCAACGGTTCGCCGCCGCGCATACCGGTGGGCACGAGTCCGCGACCGGGCTTGAGCCCGAGGAGCCCGCAGCAGGCGGCGGGGATGCGGATGGAGCCGCCGCCGTCGCTCGCTCCCGCAGCGGGGACGACCCCCGCCGCGACCGCGGCAGCGGAAC
This window contains:
- a CDS encoding GNAT family N-acetyltransferase, producing MNEQHTVEVERLAPHESDVAAVTELLNAVYAVAEDGMWVPGTTRTDTDEITRYAREGSIRIARSHGRVVGCIRVTPVGATTAEFGMLASDPKVRGTGVGRLLIDTVETEFAERGFETMQLEVIRPRDTSHGSKVFLDRLYTRLGYVPEEPAPLDTRHPELVPALAVPCETVVYRKPLARS
- a CDS encoding glycoside hydrolase family 57 protein, with protein sequence MFALVLHSHLPWLAHHGRWPVGEEWLYQSWAATYLPVTDVLRRLAAEGRTRMLTLGITPVLAAQLDDPHCLAGMHHWLGNWRLRAHEAAGMREESYRALGAREHRAATAALEDFETHWRHGGSPVVRQLIDAEAIELLGGPLAHPFQPLLDPRLRAFSLSEGLDDAHARWNHRPRGIWGPECGYTPGMENGYAAAGVEHFMVDGPALRGDTSLGRTVRDSDVVCFGRDLQVSYRVWSPKSGYPGHSAYRDFHTYCHDTGLKPSRVTGRTVPSHEKAPYDPELASQAVDRHVADFVETIRQRLRSESDRIGRDALVVAAFDTELFGHWWYEGPIFLERLLRALPEAGIEVGTLADARDRGYVGASVDLENSSWGSGKDWRVWAGDQVADLVRLDDEVVRTTLDSIDKAREQSTSSVALRNRVHDQMLREALLTVSSDWAFMVSKDTAAAYARDRAHKHAHALREIAEAVDSGRTETAQRLADGWNRADNLFPGLDARRLPGRHGGPR
- a CDS encoding electron transfer flavoprotein subunit alpha/FixB family protein, giving the protein MAEVLVLVEHAEGALKKVSTELITAARVLGEPSAVVAGAPGTADALQDALAAAGAVKVYAAESEDVDNYLVTPKVDVLASLVESTSPAAVITAASVEGKEVSGRLAARIGSGLLVDVVDVKADGSAVHSIFGGAFTVDAKANGEVPVISVRPGAIEAKPEAAAAERVAVEVPAQEENAVKIVSRDPIVGGDRPELTEASIVVSGGRGVGSAEKFSVVEELADSLGAAVGASRAAVDSGYYPGQFQVGQTGKTVSPQLYVALGISGAIQHRAGMQTSKTIVAVNKDEEAPIFEIADYGVVGDLFNVAPQLTEEVKKHKG
- a CDS encoding glycosyltransferase family 4 protein, giving the protein MKILLVSWEYPPVVVGGLGRHVHHLATELAAAGNEVVVLSRRPTGTDASTHPTISHIADGVLVVAVAEDAPHFDFGEDMIAWTLAMGHAMVRAGIGLSRGGIGEGWYPDVVHAHDWLVAHPAIALAEYFDVPLVSTLHATEAGRHSGWLSGRINRQVHSVEWWLANESDRLITCSASMHDEVTELYGPDLPEISVIRNGIDITTWSYREREPRPGPARLLYVGRLEYEKGVQDAIAALPRIRRSHPGTTLVVAGEGTQFEWLREQARVHRVARSVSFLGNLDHTELLGWLHGADAIVLPSRYEPFGIIALEAAAAGTPLITSTAGGLGEAVVDGVTGLSFRPGDVAGLVSAVRETLDDPEAAQVRARAARARLTDDFDWRRVAEETAQVYSSAKRRVRHPLARPTIPQRPLPDRG
- a CDS encoding class I SAM-dependent methyltransferase, which produces MAVSDTPARADDAHTLPLTGERTVPGIAEENYWFRRHEVVYQHFLPRCENRTVLEAGAGEGYGADMIADVATRVIGLDYDESAVAHIRARYPRVDMRHGNLAELPLEDESVDTVVNFQVIEHLWDQTQFLRECHRVLTPGGELLISTPNRITFSPGRDTPLNPFHTRELNAAELTELLEDAGFRVELMTGVHHGPALRALDAKHGGSFIDAQIERALAGRPWPDDLAADVAIVSTDDFAIVPENIDASLDLVAIAVKDPAAKDTAP
- a CDS encoding electron transfer flavoprotein subunit beta/FixA family protein, producing the protein MTNIVVLIKQVPDTWSERKLSDGDYTLDREAADAVLDEINERAVEEALLIKERDGGEVTVLTAGPDRATDAIRKALSMGADKAIHLNDPAMHGSDSIQTAYAIAAALGQIEGVELVIAGNEATDGRVGAVPAIIAEYLGLPHLTHLRKLTIADGKATGERETDEGVFGIEAPLPAIVSVTEKINEPRFPSFKGIMAAKKKEVQTLTLADIGLDPEIFGVANAASTVTGVTPKPPRTAGERVTDEGDGGTKIAQYLVGQKII
- a CDS encoding amidase, giving the protein MDYSEYRSHDAIGLAELVATGQVSASELLETAIARLDTVEPTLNTVVRRLDDKARVRAREPLDGPFAGVPFLLKDLGQDLAGEPTSCGSRVLADLPMDENSVIVDRWLEAGLVPFAKTNTPEFGAKGITEPEAFGATRNPWDPAVTPGGSSGGSAAAVAAGVVPAAGASDGGGSIRIPAACCGLLGLKPGRGLVPTGMRGGEPLHGAATNGVICRTVRDAAAFLDVMAGPYAGGPYLVERAQSYAEVARSAPKRLRIGYETVSPIGTPVDPEAEAAVDAAVAVLEELGHHVEPASTGIDERRLAEDFLTMWFATAAAEVAEACRLTGARPEDFEFDTRIIAAVGRSTSASDYIAAHARWAEYASGLAQFHERYDLLLTPTLAFPPSRIGELDTPRWMRRAGEALLRTRTAWIATRAGFIDRVVDDNLGRTPYTQLANITGRPAISVPLHWTTSGLPLGVQFVGPLGGEGVLLALAGELEQARPWFDRQPPLAPAELSAAS